From Polaribacter butkevichii, a single genomic window includes:
- a CDS encoding tetratricopeptide repeat protein: MKEIQNKMKNLQYILIVFLMLFSSKEILAQKDSIALQRQARKLLRQGNELYSKKQFTDASVAYQKSLSNNSNYDKASYNLGNAFYQNKNFKEAVPQYELTAKTAKDKFTKAEAFHNIGNAMMEQKQYQPAVDAYKNSLRNNPNDDETRYNLAVAQKLLEKENQDNKDDKNKDNKDNKDKKDKDKKDKDDKNKDKDKDKKDGDDKDKKDDKDKDGKGDKDQKKNQDPKKDEKKEQQKPKPQQGKMSPQQIKQLLESLNNEEKKTQKKMNAKKAKGKKVKQEKDW, from the coding sequence ATGAAAGAAATTCAAAATAAGATGAAGAATTTACAATACATCCTTATCGTTTTCTTAATGCTATTTTCATCTAAAGAAATTTTAGCACAAAAAGATTCTATTGCTTTACAACGACAAGCAAGAAAGTTGTTAAGACAAGGAAATGAATTGTACAGTAAAAAGCAATTTACAGACGCCTCTGTTGCTTATCAAAAATCATTAAGTAACAACTCTAATTACGATAAAGCCTCTTATAATTTAGGGAATGCTTTTTATCAAAATAAAAATTTTAAAGAGGCTGTACCTCAATACGAATTAACTGCAAAAACGGCAAAAGATAAATTTACAAAGGCAGAAGCGTTTCATAATATCGGTAACGCTATGATGGAGCAAAAACAATATCAACCAGCGGTTGATGCCTATAAAAATTCTTTAAGAAATAATCCTAATGATGATGAAACTCGCTATAATTTAGCCGTTGCCCAGAAATTATTAGAGAAAGAAAATCAAGATAATAAAGACGACAAAAACAAGGATAATAAAGACAATAAGGATAAAAAAGATAAGGATAAGAAAGACAAAGACGATAAAAATAAAGACAAGGATAAAGACAAAAAAGACGGAGACGACAAGGACAAAAAAGACGACAAAGATAAAGATGGTAAGGGAGACAAGGATCAAAAGAAAAACCAAGATCCTAAAAAAGATGAGAAAAAAGAGCAACAAAAACCCAAACCTCAACAAGGAAAAATGTCTCCGCAACAAATAAAACAATTGCTAGAAAGCTTAAATAATGAGGAAAAGAAAACTCAGAAAAAAATGAATGCTAAAAAAGCAAAAGGTAAAAAAGTAAAACAAGAGAAAGATTGGTAA
- a CDS encoding BatD family protein, whose protein sequence is MKLKFYITLFISLLSLTGVAQEATLLAKVSKNKLGVNQRLRIEFSINKQGGDDFSPPKFSNFKVVGGPSQSVSQSWINGKASFTQSYSYIIQPKRKGELTIGPASIKIGGKTIKSEPIKIIVSDAVAVPKNPNDPNYVAQQNIHLVAEISKSSPYVGEGIYVEYRLYVSENVSVYDTNVTEAPQYNGFWNQAIKIDAYPVKMGKYNGEDYRYIVLQKALLIPTKTGKLAIDPMKMDIVIGVPTGRADFFGNVITRNVRKEFASVKKTITPKSLPLKGKPTNYNGAVGDFNFDVSLNKDVLKANESSQIKVAVSGEGNLKLFELPEITTPVELEKYQPERKEKVRVNSGGISGSVSDLYTIVPQYKGKYKIPNVSFSYFNPKEEKYHTITTDDFYVNVLEGKELKPVTDTNTVQKQTVTSTGKNFRYIQTKSNLELVDTSDFFKSNLFYILLLLPLITIPIGIFIAKKNEERSNDLIGNKLRKAERLAKKYLSKAQKQLGKKEAFYEALERALHNYLKAKLGIETADISKEKITEILENKKIETTTIHQFIEVLKHSDMARYSQITNTEMEAEFERAKQVIVELDKQL, encoded by the coding sequence ATGAAGTTGAAATTTTACATAACATTATTTATAAGTTTGCTTTCGCTTACAGGAGTTGCCCAAGAAGCAACCTTATTAGCAAAAGTGAGTAAAAATAAGTTGGGCGTAAACCAACGATTGCGAATTGAATTCTCAATAAACAAACAAGGTGGAGATGATTTTTCTCCTCCTAAATTTTCTAATTTCAAAGTTGTTGGCGGACCAAGCCAATCGGTAAGTCAATCTTGGATAAACGGAAAAGCTAGTTTTACACAGTCTTACTCGTACATTATTCAACCCAAAAGAAAAGGAGAATTAACTATTGGGCCAGCAAGCATTAAAATTGGTGGAAAAACAATAAAATCTGAACCCATAAAAATTATTGTTTCAGATGCTGTTGCTGTACCCAAAAACCCAAATGACCCTAATTATGTTGCACAACAAAACATACATTTGGTTGCAGAAATTTCTAAATCTAGCCCTTATGTAGGCGAAGGAATCTATGTAGAATATAGACTTTATGTAAGCGAAAATGTTAGTGTTTACGATACCAATGTTACAGAAGCACCACAATACAATGGTTTTTGGAATCAGGCTATTAAAATAGATGCGTACCCTGTAAAAATGGGAAAATATAATGGAGAAGATTACAGATACATTGTGCTTCAAAAAGCTTTATTAATACCTACAAAAACAGGAAAATTAGCAATAGATCCTATGAAAATGGATATTGTTATTGGTGTTCCTACAGGGAGAGCAGATTTTTTTGGAAACGTAATTACCAGAAATGTTAGAAAAGAATTTGCTTCCGTAAAAAAAACAATTACTCCTAAAAGTCTTCCTTTAAAAGGCAAACCTACAAATTATAATGGTGCTGTTGGAGATTTTAATTTTGATGTTTCTTTAAATAAAGATGTTTTAAAAGCAAATGAAAGTTCTCAAATTAAAGTAGCCGTTTCTGGAGAAGGAAATTTAAAATTATTTGAATTACCAGAAATTACAACTCCGGTTGAATTAGAAAAATATCAACCAGAAAGAAAAGAAAAAGTTAGAGTAAATTCTGGCGGAATTTCGGGTTCAGTATCCGATTTATACACCATTGTACCACAGTATAAAGGAAAATATAAAATTCCGAATGTTTCTTTCTCTTATTTTAATCCGAAGGAAGAAAAATACCACACTATTACAACCGATGATTTCTATGTAAACGTATTAGAAGGCAAAGAATTAAAACCAGTTACAGACACTAATACAGTTCAAAAACAAACCGTAACTTCTACAGGTAAAAACTTTAGATACATACAAACAAAAAGTAATTTAGAGCTTGTAGACACAAGTGATTTCTTTAAATCGAACTTGTTTTATATTTTATTATTATTACCTCTAATTACAATTCCGATTGGTATTTTTATTGCTAAAAAGAACGAAGAAAGAAGTAACGATCTTATTGGAAACAAACTTAGAAAAGCAGAAAGATTGGCTAAGAAATATTTATCTAAAGCACAAAAACAATTAGGTAAAAAAGAAGCTTTCTACGAAGCTTTAGAACGCGCATTACACAATTACTTAAAAGCAAAATTAGGTATTGAGACGGCAGATATCAGTAAAGAAAAAATTACTGAAATTTTAGAAAATAAAAAGATTGAAACAACCACAATTCATCAATTTATAGAAGTATTAAAACATTCTGATATGGCACGTTACTCTCAAATAACCAACACAGAAATGGAAGCTGAATTTGAAAGAGCTAAACAAGTTATTGTTGAATTAGATAAACAATTATAA
- a CDS encoding SH3 domain-containing protein: protein MKKLFFLLLIIVNSVTAQNVDSLFVSANNLYKNGKFNEAIELYKKVESQKLVSSELYYNLGNSYYKLNKVGPSIYYYEKALKLNPLNEDVKNNLVFAKRLALDNIEVLPKTVLQKFSVNYLQKLSYNQWAVVVIACSILGSLLFLLFYFAESPSKKRFYFTTSSISFILLIASLFITYNQYHFSINNKEAIVFAEKTEVRNAPTLNSEEVFTLHEGTKVFVLDAVDNWKKIKLADGKLGWIIADEIKIISDF, encoded by the coding sequence ATGAAGAAACTATTTTTTTTATTGTTGATAATTGTCAACTCGGTTACTGCACAAAATGTAGATAGCTTATTTGTATCTGCAAATAATTTATATAAAAACGGTAAATTTAACGAAGCTATTGAGTTATATAAAAAAGTAGAATCGCAAAAATTAGTATCGTCAGAGTTGTATTATAATTTAGGTAATTCTTATTATAAACTTAACAAAGTAGGTCCATCTATCTATTATTATGAAAAAGCTTTAAAATTAAATCCTTTAAATGAAGATGTAAAAAACAATTTGGTTTTTGCAAAACGCTTAGCGCTAGATAATATTGAGGTATTACCAAAAACAGTTTTACAAAAGTTTTCTGTAAATTATTTACAAAAACTATCTTATAACCAGTGGGCAGTAGTAGTTATTGCATGCTCTATTTTAGGTAGTTTGTTATTTTTATTATTTTACTTTGCAGAAAGCCCTTCTAAAAAACGATTCTATTTTACAACAAGTAGCATTAGTTTTATACTTTTAATTGCTTCATTATTTATTACTTATAATCAATATCATTTTTCTATAAATAACAAAGAAGCCATTGTTTTTGCAGAGAAAACAGAAGTTAGAAATGCGCCAACATTAAATTCTGAAGAAGTTTTTACGTTACATGAAGGCACCAAAGTATTTGTTTTAGATGCAGTAGATAACTGGAAAAAGATTAAACTAGCAGATGGTAAATTAGGATGGATAATTGCTGACGAAATTAAAATAATAAGCGATTTTTAA